One genomic segment of Impatiens glandulifera chromosome 6, dImpGla2.1, whole genome shotgun sequence includes these proteins:
- the LOC124943644 gene encoding protein MAIN-LIKE 2-like encodes MARQSIVTVMVEREEWVMPPRGGKPISRKAHFLLPALTAEDDASSSMGLFPNSMNESSGSSISSTQLPLKVSFDGWRKPTDRWEQWVSQMRPRYQSLWEGAGISDAINSSISTIIQHKDVVLELSERWCSETKSFIFPWGEATITLEDVAVIGGYSLGGHCVLQPLESPALKDIENQLKEERLVIGRTKASRACQKLWMDRFMGSGSEIEHEAFLSHWLSRFVFPGPAIDTIRKVVFPVAIHLARGARIALAPAVLASLYRDLGLLKRREQISVRKPSRSRLTLPDKITMWAPFQLVQVWIWERFESLRPLGVRTTLTTVPIITKWHKAKTEGPKIENLARVYDRSGKTFKWRPFTGCDYYQGFMSELYKSKQVRKIAVYYLTEALQNYVRCIRTSELVGLEDGCIEQYMPQRVAMQFGLDQDIPVASRVETSLIGGNNYLRPFLDDVIYVPSRFSEPEVSTRYYTWLKRSIMIYLEGQTTNRTRALV; translated from the coding sequence ATGGCTAGACAGTCAATTGTAACTGTAATGGTAGAAAGAGAGGAGTGGGTGATGCCGCCTAGGGGTGGAAAACCCATATCAAGGAAAGCCCATTTCCTCCTTCCGGCACTCACTGCAGAGGATGATGCATCATCATCGATGGGGCTGTTCCCGAACTCCATGAATGAGAGCTCTGGCTCATCAATTTCCAGCACCCAGCTCCCTCTCAAGGTCTCCTTCGATGGCTGGAGAAAGCCTACCGACCGTTGGGAACAATGGGTCTCCCAAATGCGCCCACGCTATCAGTCTCTGTGGGAGGGTGCAGGAATTTCGGACGCCATCAATAGCTCCATCTCCACCATCATTCAACACAAGGACGTTGTCCTAGAACTCTCTGAAAGATGGTGTTCGGAGACCAAATCCTTCATTTTTCCATGGGGAGAAGCTACAATTACACTCGAAGATGTAGCCGTTATAGGAGGCTACAGTCTTGGAGGCCATTGTGTTCTCCAGCCGCTGGAATCCCCTGCTTTGAAAGACATCGAGAACCAGCTTAAAGAGGAAAGGCTGGTCATCGGACGTACAAAAGCATCTAGAGCTTGCCAAAAGCTTTGGATGGACAGATTCATGGGCAGTGGGAGTGAGATAGAACATGAAGCCTTTCTATCACATTGGCTCTCTAGGTTTGTTTTTCCTGGACCTGCCATTGACACTATTCGAAAGGTTGTGTTTCCAGTTGCAATTCATCTCGCTAGGGGAGCTAGAATCGCTTTGGCCCCGGCTGTCCTCGCCAGCCTTTACAGGGATCTTGGTTTGCTCAAAAGACGCGAGCAAATCTCTGTTCGTAAGCCATCTAGATCCAGGTTGACATTGCCCGACAAAATCACAATGTGGGCTCCATTTCAGCTGGTCCAGGTTTGGATATGGGAGAGGTTTGAGTCCTTGAGGCCACTAGGCGTTAGGACAACTCTAACCACGGTACCAATAATAACTAAATGGCACAAAGCGAAGACAGAGGGCCCTAAGATTGAAAATCTCGCTCGAGTTTATGATAGAAGCGGGAAGACCTTTAAGTGGAGGCCGTTCACTGGTTGTGATTATTATCAAGGGTTCATGTCAGAACTATACAAGTCGAAACAAGTGAGGAAGATAGCTGTTTATTACCTAACAGAAGCTCTCCAAAACTATGTCCGATGTATAAGGACATCTGAACTTGTTGGGTTAGAAGATGGTTGCATTGAGCAATATATGCCTCAACGAGTGGCGATGCAGTTTGGGCTTGATCAAGACATCCCCGTTGCTAGTAGAGTTGAAACTTCTCTGATTGGTGGGAACAATTATTTGAGGCCGTTTTTAGATGATGTGATTTATGTTCCATCAAGATTTTCGGAGCCTGAAGTATCAACAAGGTACTACACTTGGTTGAAGAGATCCATAATGATTTATCTTGAAGGCCAAACTACAAATAGAACTCGTGCTCTTGTTTAG